CCTGGCGCACGCGGTCGTGGGTGATGTCGGCGACCTGCCACAGCAGGTCGCGCTTGCCGCGGCTGGCCAGCGGCTGCACGCGGATGCGGTACCAGGTGGCGCGCCGGCCCTCGCCATCGGGCGCGGCGCGTTCGGTGCGCACCTCTTCCTCGGCGCGGCGGCCGGCGGCGGCGGCCTGGGACAGGCGGAATATGGCTTCGGAGGCTTCCGCGTCGCCGGCGAAGGCGCGCTCGACGCCGCGTACGTCGGCGGCGCGTTCGGCATCGGTCAGGCGCATATAGGCGGCGTTCGCGAACAGGATGCGGCCGCCGCGGCCGGTGACCAGCATGCCTTCCGGCACGTCCTCGGCGATTATCTCGCCGAAACCGTCGCCGCGGCGCTTGTCGGAAAAGCGCACGAGGCCGACGGAGGCGGCGAACAGCGAGAACACGCCGACGACGGCAAGGAAGGCAAGCAGGCCCAGCACCACCGGACGGGCTTCCTCGCGCCCCATCAGCGCCAGCGCCACGGCGATGGTGATCAGCGCCATGGCGAGCAGGATCACGACGCCGATCGACCCTTCCTTCTCGGGCTTCTCGGGCGCGGTGTCGCTCGCCGGCGGATCAAGTCGCGTTTCGGTCATCCCTCAAGGCCATCGCTCGGGCCGGGGCCGGACGTGCAGATCGGCGGGCCTTCGGCCGGCAACGATACGATCTGCGCAATCTGACGGTCCCATCTGGCCGGATTGGGGCAATCACGCACCAAGTTTACCGCATGGTGTCCTGATTCGACCGCCATGCGGACCTGGCTTTCTTCTGCATAACGTAGCCGATGATTTCCGCAACCGCCTTGTAATGATCGGGCTGGATCGTTTCGTCGACGTCGACGGCGGCGTGCAGCGAGCGGGCGAGCGGCGGATTCTCGATGACGGGGATGTCGTGCGCCTCGGCGATCTCGCGGATGCTGAGGGCGACCCGGTCGATACCCTTGGCCACGCAGACCGGGGCCGCCATGCCTTTCTCGTATTTCAGCGCCACGGCGTAGTGGGTCGGGTTGGTGACCACCACCGTGGCCTGCGGTACCTGCGCCATCATGCGCTGGCGGCCGCGCTCGGCGCGGACCTGGCGGATCTTGGCGCGCACCATCGGGTCGCCTTCGGTCTGCTTGTACTCGTCCTTCAGCTCCTTCAGCGACATGCGCTGGCGCTTGTACCAGCTGTGTCGCTGCCAGGCGTAGTCGAGGGCCGCAACGATGGTCATCACCGCGATGACGCCGGCGAGCAGCTTCAGCGCCATTTCCTGAACCGTCGACATCAGCATGGCCGGGTCCATGCTCATCAGGCTGTCGAGACGGTCGCGCTCCGGCCAGGCGATGACGAACATGACGCCCGAGACGATGGCGAGCTTGGCCAGGCCCTTGGCGAAATTGATGAGGCTCTGGGGCGAGAACAGCCGCTTGAACCCCGCGATCGGCGAGACCTTCGAGGCCTTGGGTTTCACTGGATCGAGCGACCAGACGAACTTGTGCTGGATGGCGTTGCCGGCGAAGGCGGCGACCATCAGCACGAACAGGGGCAGGCCGATCGCGGCGATGCTGGCCAGCGTCACCCGCACGAAGACGTTGCGCAGGCCGTGGCTGTCCATCGGGATCTGGTGGAGATTGCCGAGCAGGCCGGCGAAGGCCTCGGTCAGGCTCGCGGTCATGGAATGACCGAAGACCAGCAACACCAGGGTCGCCCCGGTCAGCACGAACCAGGTGTTGACCTCCTGGCTCTTGGCGACATCGCCGCGCTTGTGGGCTTCTTCCAGTTTTCGGTCTGTCGGGTCTTCCGTGCGTTCCGACTGGTCCTGTTCTTCGGCCATGGCGGTCCCGTCGGGCTAGCGCAGGAGGAAGGGCTCGATGGAGCCCGCCACATGCTCGAGGAACCACGCCATGGTGCTGCCCAGCACGAGGGCCAGGAGCAGGAAGCCGATCAGGATGTTGGCCGGCATGGCGACGAAGAAGATCTGGATCTGCGGCATCAGGCGGGAGAGCACGCCGAGGCCGAGATAGAAGATCAGGCCGAAGGCGATGAAGGGGGCGGACATCTGGACGCCAACCTTGAAGGTGCCGGCGAAGGTCTCCAGCGCGATCAGCGCCGCGTCGCGGACGGGCAGGGGGGCGCCGGGGCGGAACAGGACGTAGCTGTCGCGGATGGCGCCGAGGAACAGATAGTGCAGGTCGGTGGCGAAGATCAGCGTAATGCCGAGCATCGACAGGAAGCTGGCGAACAGCGCGCCCTGGATGCCCTGGGTGGGATCGACGTTCTGGGCGAAGCCGAGGCCGATCTGGAAGGCGATGGTGGAACCCGCGACCTGGAGGCAGAAGGTGATGAAGCGCGTGGTGAGGCCGATCAGGAAGCCGATCGCGAACTCGATGATCAGCAGCCGGAGGATGGTGCCGAAATCCGCAGGGACCGGGGGATAGTCCGGGCCGACGACGGGATAGAGCACCAACGCCAGCGCCAGCGCGAACACGAGCCGGAGGCGGGCGGGAAACGAGGATTCGCCCAGCGCCGGCATCAGCATCAGCATCGTGCCGACCCGGGCGAAGATCAGCATGAAGACGAAGGCGACGCCGGGGAGGAGCTCGATCTGCATCGGGAGGGCTGTAGGGCGCTTCGCTTGGGGCGCGATCGCGCTCAGCCGGCCACTATATGCTCGGCGATCCGGACCATGAAACTGCCCAGTGCCTCGCTCATGAAGGGCAGGGTGACGATGAGCGCCAGGAACATCGCGATGATCTTCGGCACGAAGACCAGTGTCATCTCCTGGATCTGGGTGAGGGCCTGGAACAGCGCCACGACGAGGCCGACGACCAGCCCGACGAGCATCAACGGGCTCGACACCTTGATCAGCGTCCAGACGCCGTCGCGGGCGATATCGAGGACTTCCGCACCGTTCATTCGCTCAATCCTCCCTCGATTCAGTCGGCGGTCAGCCGACAGCCAGCCCGCTGGCCGTCAGATCGGCATCCTGAGAATTTCCTCGTAGGCGGCGATCACCTTGTCGCGGATCGAGACCATCGTCTCAAGCGCCAGTTCGGTCTCGGCGACGGCGGTGACGACATTGACCGGATCGGTGCCGCCGGTCAGCGCGGCGACGCTGGTTTGTTCGGCGGCGCGGCCCTGCTCGACCACGTTGGTCATTGCGGTGCCGAGCATCTCTCCGAAATCCGGCATTCCGGCCGTCTTTTCGGTGCCGGGCGCCTTCGTCATCGCGGCGTCGGCCGCGGCGGCATAGGCCTTGATCGCTGCTGCCGGGGTCATGCGTGCTCTCCTCTCGAATCGGGTTGGGCGCGGCTCAGGCGCGCAGGATGTCCAGGGTGCGCTGGATCATCGTTCGGGCCGAGCGGACGATGTTCAGGTTGGCCTCGTAGCTGCGCTGGGCCTCGCGCATGTCCATCATCTCGACCAGGGTGCTGACGTTGGCGGTCTTCACGTAGCCCTTTGCATCCGCGGCCGGGTGGCCCGGCTCGTAGCGGGTCGAAAACTCGCTCATGTCCTCGCGCACGCGCCCCGGCTTGACGATATGGGCGCCGAGTTCGCGGTCGAAATCGGCCTTGAAGGTGGGGATCTGCCGGCGATAGGGATCGCCTCCGGCGGTGCGCGCGGTCGAATCGGCGTTTGCCAGGTTCTCCGAGACGATGCGCATCCGACTCGACTGGGCACGGAGGCCCGCGGCGGCGATCTTGAGGCTTTTCATCAGGTCCATCGGCGGCTATTCCCTTCAGGCGCGGCGCCCGAGCGCGGTTTTCAACAGGCCAATTCCGCGCGCGTACAGGCCGGTGGCCATCTGGTAATCGAGCTGGGTCTCGGCGACCTTCATCATCTCTTCCTCGAGAACCACCGAGTTTCTGGACGGGGTGACCTCGAAAGTATCCTTGTCGTCTTGGTCCCAGGGCGACGCGGTGCCGGCGAAGCCCGCGAGGTGTCGGGAATGCGTGGCGAGCGGAGCGATGCGGCCGGGCGTGGCCACGCGATCGGCGCCGGGGAGGACGAAGGTCTCGACGTCGTTCGCGCGATATCCGGGCGTGTCGGCGTTGGCGACATTCGCCGCAAGCACGGTCTGGCGGGCCTGCAGCCAGGACATCTTCGACTTGAGGGCGGAGAAAATCGGGATCTCGGCGATCGACACGATTGCTCCTTTCCAGCTTGCCATGTCGTCGTAGAATGGGCACACATTGCCGGGTCCATGGTTAATGGGATGTTAATGCCGTTAACCGCTTGTTCATGATCCGATGGGGCGGAAAGTCGGGATTCCGGTGTTTCTGGCCTAATGTGTTAACTTTTTGTTAGCCTTGATCCCGGCAAATTCTGCCGACGAACGTTAACGAGTTCCGTGTGCGCGGCGGACGCAGGAGGCACGTCTGATGGAGTTTCTCGAAAACCTTTTAGGGGTCCAGCTGGGACTGCCGGCGAGATTCATCATCGCCTTCGTCTTCGTGCTGCTGCTGATCGCGGTGACCGCGTGGATCATCCGGCGCGTCGCAGCGGGGCGGGGCGGATTCGGCGGATCCCTGCGCGCCAAGCAGGACCGGCTGGCCATTGTGGACGCGACCCATGTCGACGCCAAGCGACGGCTGGTGCTGGTGCGCCGCGACGATGTCGAGCATCTTATCCTGATCGGCGGCCCGGCCGACGTGGTGGTGGAAGCGGGCATCGGCGACCGGTCGGTGGCCCATGCCGCCGAGCGCGTGCGCATGGAAGCGCCGGAGCCGGCAAGGCCGGCACCGCGCGGTCCGGAAGCCCCGATGCGGACGATGCGCGCCGAACCCAGCGTGCCGCCGCGCCTGTCCGACACCCAAGGCACGCGGCCGATGCGTGCCGTCGAACCGCCGGTCCCGCCGCGGCCCGCCGCGCCGCCACCCCGGCCCGCGGCCCCGGTGCGCCCGCCTGTGAGCGAGCGTCCGGCGCCCTCGGCACCGGCGCCCTCCGGACCTGAAGCCTCCGCCCCGGCACCCTCCGCACCGTCGGTGCAGCCGCCCAGGCCTTCGCCGGCCCCGGCGGCTCAGGCCCCCGAACGCCAGGCCCCTGCGACCGAGGCTCCCGCGCCCCAGGCCCCGGCGGCCAAGCCGTCCGCGCCTCAGCCCGCAGCTCAGCCGCCGGCCCAGCCGCGTGTAACGCCGCCTCCGCCTCCTTCCGCGGCGCCCGCTCCGGCGGCCCCTCCCGCAGCGCCGCCTCCGCCATCTGCGGCCAAGCCTGCCGCGCCCAGGGAGCCGTCGCATCCCGAGCCGAGCCGCCCCGAGCCGCCCCGGCAACCCATAGCAAGGCCGTCTGCGCCATCGCCATCGCCTTCGGCGCCGCCCTCAGTTCCGCGGCCCGCCGTGCCGCCGCTCGCCGTGCCGTCGCCTGCATCGTCGACTGCGGCAGGATCTACGCCTTCAGAGCGGCCGAAAGCGCCGGAACCGGTCGCGGCAAGGCCTTCGCCAGCGCCGGTGCCGCCGGCTCCGTCCCCAGCTTCGGCTCCGGCCCCTTCGGCACCGTCCCCGGCGCCCTCCGCGCCGAAGCCGGAAGCGTCTGCGGACGACGAGGCCAAGCCGGCCGGCGCCGCGCAGGGGCGCGATGCACAGCTGGAGGAAATGGCGCAGCGTCTGGAAGCCGCATTGAAGCGACCGCTGACACCGTCCGGCACACCTACGCCAGGAGCGCCTGCGTCCGGGGCGCCCGCCCGTCCGGCGGCCCCACTTCCGGCCGCTCCGCCCCCGGCGGCACCGCCGCCTTCCTCCGGATCGGGCGAAGCCGGTGCTTCGGCACCTCCGCCGCCGAAGCGGGAACCGGACTTCGATCTGGCGGCCGCCGTTGCCGCGGAACTCAATCTCGAGGCTGACAAGCTCGAAGACGAGGCCGACGCCGAGAAGAAGTCGGCGAAAGACATCAGCATCTACGACGAGATCCTGAAGCGGGATACCTGATCATGCGCCGCTCTGCGCTGCGCCGGCGCACCGTGAGCGGTGCGGCGGTCCCGGGAGGAGTCCGCCTGCTGCTTGCGATCCCGGCGATCGCGATGCTGGCGGTCACTGTCCTGACGGTCACGGTCCTGGCGGTCGGGGGGCTGGCGCTCCTGCCGGCAACTGCGGCGGCGCAGTCCATCAACATCGATCTCGGCGAGGGAGTCGGCCTGACCGAGCGGGCGGTCCAGCTCGTCGCGCTGATCACGGTCCTGAGCCTGGCCCCGTCGATCCTGGTGATGGTGACGTCCTTCACCCGCATCGTCGTGGTGCTGTCGCTGCTGCGCACGGCCATCGGCCTGCAGACGGCGCCGCCCAACTCGGTGATCATCTCGCTGGCGCTGTTCCTGACGGCCTTCGTCATGGCGCCCGCGTTCCAGACCGCCTACCAGGACGGAATCGAGCCGATGATCAACGAGCAGATCGAGCCGTCCGAGGCGTTCACCCGTTCGGTCGCGCCGTTCCGTACCTTCATGCTAGCCCAGGTGCGTGAAAAGGACCTGGAGCTTTTCGTGAACATGGCCGGCGCCGAGCGCCCGGCGACGCCCGACGACATCGAGCTGCGGGTGCTGGTGCCCGCCTTCATGATCTCGGAGCTGCGCCGGGCCTTCGAGATCGGCTTCCTGATCTTCGTCCCCTTCATCGTCATCGACATGGTGGTCGCCTCGATCCTGATGTCGATGGGCATGATGATGCTGCCTCCGGTGAT
This is a stretch of genomic DNA from Microbaculum marinisediminis. It encodes these proteins:
- the flhB gene encoding flagellar biosynthesis protein FlhB, producing MAEEQDQSERTEDPTDRKLEEAHKRGDVAKSQEVNTWFVLTGATLVLLVFGHSMTASLTEAFAGLLGNLHQIPMDSHGLRNVFVRVTLASIAAIGLPLFVLMVAAFAGNAIQHKFVWSLDPVKPKASKVSPIAGFKRLFSPQSLINFAKGLAKLAIVSGVMFVIAWPERDRLDSLMSMDPAMLMSTVQEMALKLLAGVIAVMTIVAALDYAWQRHSWYKRQRMSLKELKDEYKQTEGDPMVRAKIRQVRAERGRQRMMAQVPQATVVVTNPTHYAVALKYEKGMAAPVCVAKGIDRVALSIREIAEAHDIPVIENPPLARSLHAAVDVDETIQPDHYKAVAEIIGYVMQKKARSAWRSNQDTMR
- the fliR gene encoding flagellar biosynthetic protein FliR is translated as MQIELLPGVAFVFMLIFARVGTMLMLMPALGESSFPARLRLVFALALALVLYPVVGPDYPPVPADFGTILRLLIIEFAIGFLIGLTTRFITFCLQVAGSTIAFQIGLGFAQNVDPTQGIQGALFASFLSMLGITLIFATDLHYLFLGAIRDSYVLFRPGAPLPVRDAALIALETFAGTFKVGVQMSAPFIAFGLIFYLGLGVLSRLMPQIQIFFVAMPANILIGFLLLALVLGSTMAWFLEHVAGSIEPFLLR
- the fliQ gene encoding flagellar biosynthesis protein FliQ is translated as MNGAEVLDIARDGVWTLIKVSSPLMLVGLVVGLVVALFQALTQIQEMTLVFVPKIIAMFLALIVTLPFMSEALGSFMVRIAEHIVAG
- a CDS encoding flagellar hook-basal body complex protein FliE, with amino-acid sequence MTPAAAIKAYAAAADAAMTKAPGTEKTAGMPDFGEMLGTAMTNVVEQGRAAEQTSVAALTGGTDPVNVVTAVAETELALETMVSIRDKVIAAYEEILRMPI
- the flgC gene encoding flagellar basal body rod protein FlgC encodes the protein MDLMKSLKIAAAGLRAQSSRMRIVSENLANADSTARTAGGDPYRRQIPTFKADFDRELGAHIVKPGRVREDMSEFSTRYEPGHPAADAKGYVKTANVSTLVEMMDMREAQRSYEANLNIVRSARTMIQRTLDILRA
- a CDS encoding flagellar basal body protein, whose translation is MSWLQARQTVLAANVANADTPGYRANDVETFVLPGADRVATPGRIAPLATHSRHLAGFAGTASPWDQDDKDTFEVTPSRNSVVLEEEMMKVAETQLDYQMATGLYARGIGLLKTALGRRA
- a CDS encoding FliO/MopB family protein → MEFLENLLGVQLGLPARFIIAFVFVLLLIAVTAWIIRRVAAGRGGFGGSLRAKQDRLAIVDATHVDAKRRLVLVRRDDVEHLILIGGPADVVVEAGIGDRSVAHAAERVRMEAPEPARPAPRGPEAPMRTMRAEPSVPPRLSDTQGTRPMRAVEPPVPPRPAAPPPRPAAPVRPPVSERPAPSAPAPSGPEASAPAPSAPSVQPPRPSPAPAAQAPERQAPATEAPAPQAPAAKPSAPQPAAQPPAQPRVTPPPPPSAAPAPAAPPAAPPPPSAAKPAAPREPSHPEPSRPEPPRQPIARPSAPSPSPSAPPSVPRPAVPPLAVPSPASSTAAGSTPSERPKAPEPVAARPSPAPVPPAPSPASAPAPSAPSPAPSAPKPEASADDEAKPAGAAQGRDAQLEEMAQRLEAALKRPLTPSGTPTPGAPASGAPARPAAPLPAAPPPAAPPPSSGSGEAGASAPPPPKREPDFDLAAAVAAELNLEADKLEDEADAEKKSAKDISIYDEILKRDT
- the fliP gene encoding flagellar type III secretion system pore protein FliP (The bacterial flagellar biogenesis protein FliP forms a type III secretion system (T3SS)-type pore required for flagellar assembly.), whose translation is MLAVTVLTVTVLAVGGLALLPATAAAQSINIDLGEGVGLTERAVQLVALITVLSLAPSILVMVTSFTRIVVVLSLLRTAIGLQTAPPNSVIISLALFLTAFVMAPAFQTAYQDGIEPMINEQIEPSEAFTRSVAPFRTFMLAQVREKDLELFVNMAGAERPATPDDIELRVLVPAFMISELRRAFEIGFLIFVPFIVIDMVVASILMSMGMMMLPPVIISLPFKLIFFVLVDGWSLIAGSLVESFNAV